A region from the Lolium perenne isolate Kyuss_39 chromosome 4, Kyuss_2.0, whole genome shotgun sequence genome encodes:
- the LOC127348109 gene encoding protein FAR-RED IMPAIRED RESPONSE 1-like, whose amino-acid sequence MGGKEPKTIITDQDKAMKKAIQTVLKSTTHRNCYYHIVTKMSRKESTFFAKNSGLSEMLMYIAKNAFTPDEFEMGWNKVIKDYNAGGEEHLSKLFRIRHRWVPAYFMDKFYPFSSSTGRSESTNNMWKCYSQHTDTITMFLEQYEVIQDKCLSALDKKKLTSTLKTAKLVTRHPFEKQALEQFTHEIFEKFQIEITNNTAFKVDGSLEPDRHLRLKRIVKFYNHMEFKRELFDVTFDDEKKNFMCSCKKMQRDGIHCCHVIKAMVHMEINDLPESFAIKRWRKDIDMELATLGNVADASCGDETLKFAGVMSHMAELCNKACPNDKAYNVMIQCMRDMETKVLAAIREDEGAKKLHDEETGSNETLRDPPMSDRRGTKRGDRMMPEVDNEQRISKGEQQK is encoded by the exons ATGGGTGGAAAAGAACCAAAGACAATAATAACAGACCAGGACAAAGCAATGAAGAAAGCAATACAAACAGTTCTAAAGTCTACAACCCACAGGAACTGCTACTACCACATCGTGACCAAGATGAGTCGGAaagagagcaccttctttgcaaAAAACTCAGGACTGTCGGAAATGCTAATGTACATTGCGAAGAACGCATTCACACCAGATGAGTTCGAAATGGGATGGAATAAAGTGATAAAGGATTACAATGCTGGCGGAGAAGAACACCTAAGCAAGTTATTCAGGATAAGACACAGGTGGGTACCAGCGTACTTCATGGATAAATTTTACCCATTCTCATCAAGCACAGGAAGGAGCGAGAGCACAAATAACATGTGGAAATGCTATAGCCAGCACACAGACACAATAACAATGTTCCTTGAGCAATATGAGGTCATACAAGACAAGTGCTTATCTGCCCTGGACAAGAAGAAGCTCACATCAACACTGAAAACAGCAAAACTAGTAACAAGACATCCGTTTGAGAAGCAAGCTCTTGAACAATTCACGCATgaaatattcgagaagttccagaTCGAGATCACAAACAACACGGCATTCAAGGTAGATGGATCACTTGAACCTGATCGCCACCTGCGGCTGAAAAGAATAGTGAAATTCTACAACCACATGGAATTCAAAAGGGAGTTGTTTGACGTCACATTTGACGATGAAAAAAAGAACTTCATGTGTTCCTGCAAAAAGATGCAGAGGGATGGTATACATTGCTGCCATGTAATAAAAGCAATGGTTCACATGGAGATCAATGATTTGCCAGAGAGTTTTGCGATTAAAAGATGGAGAAAAGACATAGACATGGAACTCGCAACATTAGGAAATGTCGCAGATGCCTCTTGCGGAGACGAAACACTAAAGTTTGCCGGTGTGATGAGCCATATGGCAGAACTTTGCAACAAAGCGTGCCCAAATGACAAAGCATATAATGTCATGATTCAGTGTATGCGTGATATGGAAACAAAAGTGCTGGCAGCAATAAGAGAAGATGAAGGAGCTAAAAAACTACACGATGAAGAAACAGGTAGCAACGAAACATTACGTGACCCACCAATGTCCGACAGAAGAGGAACAAAAAGAGGAGACAGAATGATGCCAG AGGTCGACAATGAACAAAGGATATCAAAAGGAGAGCAACAAAAGTAG
- the LOC127297274 gene encoding DET1- and DDB1-associated protein 1, producing the protein MGSPLGGWPSHNLQNFSQLIPADPSAQPSSVTPTTYIAAHRTDPPPNQVITTDPRNILLRHFYQKSENKLRPKRAAVDNLAPQNGKQPRGPGGGSQSSTRS; encoded by the exons atgggaaGCCCCTTGGGAGGCTGGCCGAGCCACAACCTGCAGAACTTCAGCCAGCTCATCCCGGCCGACCCCTCCGCGCAACCCTCG AGCGTCACACCGACCACTTACATCGCAGCACATAGGACCGATCCACCTCCTAATCAAG TAATCACAACAGATCCCAGGAACATCCTGCTGAGGCATTTCTACCAAAAATCCGAGAACAAG CTGAGGCCGAAGAGGGCGGCGGTGGACAATCTCGCCCCGCAGAACGGCAAGCAGCCCAGGGGCCCCGGTGGTGGAAGCCAGTCAAGTACAAGAAGCTAA